One genomic segment of Phyllopteryx taeniolatus isolate TA_2022b chromosome 12, UOR_Ptae_1.2, whole genome shotgun sequence includes these proteins:
- the LOC133487037 gene encoding 10 kDa heat shock protein, mitochondrial isoform X2, with product MAFRKFLPLFDRVLVERFTAETVTKGGIMLPEKSQGKVLQATVLAVGPGSVNQKGNLLPVSVKVGEKVLLPEYGGTKVTLDDKEYFLFRDGDILGKYVD from the exons GCCTTCAGAAAATTCCTGCCGCTGTTCGACCGCGTGCTAGTGGAGCGTTTCACGGCGGAGACAGTGACCAAGGGGGGCATCATGCTGCCTGAGAAGTCTCAAGGCAAAGTGCTGCAGGCCACAGTGTTGGCAGTCGGGCCTGGATCTGTCAACCAG AAAGGAAATTTACTGCCAGTCAGTGTAAAGGTCGGGGAGAAGGTCCTCCTACCAGAGTACGGCGGAACTAAAGTCACTTTGGATGATAAG GAGTACTTCCTGTTCCGCGATGGTGACATCCTGGGCAAATATGTGGATTAA